CGGCCTGATGTTCATCCTCTTGCCGATCTGCCTGTACCGCGTCGGCGGCTGGGACGAACTGGTGGCCAAGCTGCCCGCGTCGAGTTTCAGCTTCACCGCGATCGGTTGGGACACCATCATCACCTACTTCATGATCTACTTCTTCGGCATCCTGATCGGCCAGGACATCTGGCAGCGGGTGTTCACTGCCCGCGACGAAAAGGTCGCCAAGTACGCAGGCACGTTCGCCGGGTTCTACTGCATCCTCTATGGCCTGGCCTGTGCATTGATCGGCATGGCCGCGCATGTGCTGATCCCGGACCTGGATAACGTCAACAACGCCTTTGCCGCCATCGTCAAAGTCTCGCTGCCGGACGGCATCCGTGGCCTGGTGATTGCCGCAGCACTGGCGGCAATGATGTCCACCGCCAGCGCCGGCCTGCTCGCCGCCTCCACCGTCCTGACCGAAGACCTGCTGCCGCGTCTGCGTGGCGGCAAACAGTCGAGCCTGGCCATCAACCGCCTGTTCACGATGCTGACCGGCATTGCCGTGCTGGGTATCGCACTGGTGGTGAGCGATGTGATCAGCGCCTTGACCCTGGCCTACAACCTGTTGGTGGGCGGCATGTTGATCCCGCTGATCGGCGCGATCTTCTGGAAGCGCGCCACCACATCAGGCGCCATCACCTCCATGACCCTGGGCTTCGTGACGGCGCTGGTATTCATGATCAAGGACGGGTTGGATGCAAACACGCCGATCTACTACAGCCTGGCGATTGGGCTGGTGAGTTTTGTAGTGGTGAGTTTGCTGTCGCGCCGGCCAGAGGGTGTGGCGGCCAACGCGGTTTGAGATACAACTGGATTTAGAGCGGTTTCTTCAGCGGGCGCGACGTCGGATGTCGTGCCCGTTTTTTTCATTCAACAGCAAGATCTTGATTTGCCTGGATGATTTCCTGGACCAGGGAGGCCCATAGCAATCCCTGTGTTGTGCCGCCGGCGTAGGTTCCTCCTGCTGCAATTCGGTGGTAGGCGGACCAATGCACTATCGACAGCCCATCCGAGGTGCCGGGTCTGGCGCATTCGATAACTTGCAAGTCACCACTTTCGATTGCCCTGCGATAGGACCTCGGAAAGTGCCGAGAGACAGCAGCCAGACATGCCGCCAATATCTGCTCCTTGCGCTCTGCTGTCGAATCGGGCGGAACCTGTCCACCTGAAATGAGAATCCAGTCCCCATCCAAACGGCAATTCATGACACCGATTGGCAAATCGTACTGCAGCTTGAGTCCGCGCATTCCGGCACCTTCGTGATCAGCAGCGCGCAGCTTGAAAAACCAACCAATAATCGAAACGACTTCAAACTCCTCTACTCCCATGGCAGTCACAACGAAGTGTTGCCTGCTTAGCTCAGAAATTTGGGCCGGATTCAGATGCCCAGGCATGAACTGAACCCCGGCGCTCAGTAAAAGCGCCTCTATCTCATCCTTCAAATGGACAAACTCCAAATCGTAGCCCGACACTTCAATAGCCCCACCAATGCCTGGAACGCCATACCGCTCAAAAAACTGTCGTTGACTGATCTCTGTGAGTTCGCATCCCAGTTTGCCACTCGGCCAAGGCCTGTTTTCGATATCGGACTGCTCCTTTATCGCTGCCTCTATTCCAAGGGCGTCGTCCCTGTAAGCACGTACAATTTGAGCCCGAGCGAATCGCGCCAACGCTGGATTATCAGCCAGCAGTTTTTCAAACAACTCAATGCCCGCGCGATTGCACTCAACGGCCAAATGCTGATTGGCGGGAAGTAGATAATCGCTATGCAGTGGCTTTGCGCTCGTCTCCGTGGCCGACAGGTGGCGCATGTTCACAGGCTTGTGACTGGCACCATCGCTCCTCTGATTGCCTCCATATATCGTCACTTGATAATTCGCCAGGCGGAGCATCACCGCCTGGAGCAGGCCATTGATCCCTCTGCCAATGATCGACACACGCGGTGCACCAGCGCCTGCGGTCCGAAGAGGAATCGCCAATGACTGTGTAAGTTTGCGCCTGACCAGGCCGCGCACAGCCATCAGGCTCAACTGAACTGAAACAGCGTAGTCAAGGTCGCAGTGGCAGGCCTCGCTGGTTGATGCCTGCGTAGTCAGCGTCGCAGGTCTGTACCAAATGGAGACCTCACAGCCGAGCGCTTGCGTACGTAGGCGGAACGCCTCCAATGTCGCAGGCCCATAGTCCACGACAAGCTGGATATCTTCAGCCGCTGCCAGGGCATGCAAAGCATCGTCACTCAACACATCCGGCTTGGCGACACAGACCAGCCGAGCGTGTGTGTGCAGGGATTGGATGAGGGATGAATCAATGCGATGAGTGGACTCATCGTTCAGGGATAAGCACAGGGCGACAGCAGAAGCGCCGTCCAATACCTCGGACCAGTCCACGACAAATGACACTCGACTATCGGGAGATGCATGCCCGAAAGTGTCCAGTGCTCGATCCTGGCGGACTAGTACCTTGATCCGAACATCGGGATCTCGATCAAGTAACAAATTGACCAGTTCCTTTCCCACATTGCCGTATCCCAGTACACGCACATCATGAGGGATGGAGCCATCCGCCAGTGTCAGCCAACGTAGGAGATAGGCAGCCACATGCGGCGCGTTCACCCCCGGCGTGTTGAATACTTGAATACCATTAGATTCACATAGGTCCAGTCGTATCTTATCCAGACTCGTACCTCTGCGGATCAAACAGAGTTCTCCAAAGGGGTGAGAGGCACGCCATTGATGAATGAGGTCCGCATCGATGGCTTGGTCGCCGACGATGATCGTAGTTGGCCGTAAGAGCCCGAGCTGTATGAGCAGAGCCTGCTTGGTCAATGCAGGGGGAAGAAACACGACGTTTCTGGGGGCGTCGGCCTTCCAGCCTTTCGACACCGGTGCAATATGTAGAACACTGTCGATTGTGGTGATGAGTGACGCGGCGACCGGCGGAACTGAAGAGAGCAACATAGCTTTGTCTCCAACAATTCTGGTTTATTGACCCCTTGAGAAGAGGAGTTCAATAACGTTGGGGCGCCACGAATGGGCGCTTGGGTTTCAACCTATGCGCCTCTTAAGAATTAAGTAAGCCGGCCGTTTCTGACTGACTAGTAATCCAATTCTGACAATTGAACGCAAAAGCCTGACTGACAAGCTCCCAGCGTTTGTTTACTCAGAAAGGACGAACAGGGAAAAGGTTACGGATGACGGAATAAGAAGAAGGCTCTGACAATGAGGCATGCCTCGTCAGACAGTTGCGGACACTACGAAATGTACAGCGAATACAGCCTGATTACAGGGAACCGAACACGCCCTGAAGAACGACCCGAGGTGTCAGCGCCCGCGCGATTGAATCGCGTGAGCGCTTCCAGGACTTACCTGCGACGTGGGCGACGCTGCTCGTCATCGGTGCGAATCGGCACGGGTTGCAGCGGAGGCTCGATCAAGCCCAGTGCAACACCCAGATCATGGAGCCAGTTTTGAATTTTCTCTTTCATGGTTGCCCCCTTTGAGGGTAATGCTGGTAGGCGCAAGTTCTGTCGCCTTTTCCTACAGTGATAGTAGCCCTAAGTCCTACGTAATGCTTGAACGAAACCACAACGAACTATTACTGAATTCATCAAAATCCTGACGGATCGCTCAAGCAATGGCGCGCGTGTCGTGCAGGACCGCAGTCTTGCTGGCTTGCTGCAGGTCGATCCATGCGTTGAGGTTAGCGCCGAGCATACCCTTTCGCCACATCAGCCAGGTGGTGGCAGTGGCAAAAGGCCCTTTCAACGGATGAACGGACACGCTGTCCTTGCCTGGCAGGCTCTCCAGCATGGATTCGGACATCAACGCCACTCCGGACCCGGCGATCACGCACGCCAGCATGCCCTGATAAGACTCGATCTCAATCGCCCGGCCCATGGCCACGCGCTCATGGGAAAACCAGGTTTCCAGGCGGGTGCGATAGGCGCAGCTGCGACGGAAGGTGAACACCGAACGCCCCGCCACATCCTGCGGACCCAGTACCGGCGGATGGTCGGCCTCGCAGATCAGCACCAGGCGTTCTTCGCACAGAGGCACACCGTCCAGGGAAGCGATGGTGATGGGGCCGTCCACAAATGCCGCATCCAGCCGGCCGGTGATCAACCCTTCGAGCAGCTCTCCGCTGGGTGCCGATTGCACCTGAAGGTTCACCATCGGGTAGGCCTTGTGATAGCCCGCCAGCAGTTTCGGCAGATGCACCGCCGCTGTGCTGTACATGCTGCCCACCACAAAATCGCCGGCCGGTTGCCCGCCTTGCACCGCGCCGTGGGCTTCGTCGTGTAGGGCCAGCAGTCGAGTGCTGTAGTCCAGCAGCACCTTGCCGGCCGGTGACAGCTGCAAGCGCTGGCGCTCACGCACGAACAGCTCTACGCCGAGCTGCTCCTCCATTTGCTTGAGGCGCGTCGACAGGTTCGACGGCACCCGATGCAAGCGCTCAGCCGCGCGCGTGATGGAGCCCTCTTCCGCCACCGCCTGGAAAATGCGCAATTGACTGAACTCCATACCTTTCTCCAAAACTGAACAAGTTACTCACTATTATTCATTTTTGCAGAAAGTCAATCCACTTTAGCCTGAGGGTATTCGTTTACTCGCAGGAATACTGATCATGTCTCCTTTAGTTCGCTTACTCGCCAGCTTTGTCGCCCTGATGATGGCGATGGGGATTGGCCGCTTCGCCCTCACCCCACAAATGCCCCATCTGCTCAGTGAAGGGCAGATCGACCTGACCGGCGCCGGCCTGATTGCCGCCGCCAACTACCTGGGCTACTTCGTCGGCGCGGTAGATTCGATCTTCGCGCGCAGCCACCATCATGTCCGCGGGCGTCTATATGGCGGGTTGTGGCTGTGCGTGCTGCTGACCCTGGCGTCGTACTGGGCCCACGGGTTCTGGCCGCACCTGTTGTTGCGCTTTGGCACCGGTGTCGCGAGTGCCTGGGCCCTGGTAATGATCACCAGCCTGAGCCAGCCGCTGGCGATTGCCGCCGGGCGGCCGCGCCTGGGTGCCTTGGTTTTTGCCGGGCCGGGGCTGGGGATTTTGTTGACCGGTTTGCTGGCGCTGGGCTCCAACCTGATGGGGCAAAACTCGGGCACGTTGTGGCTGGTATATGGCGCGGTGGCGCTGGTGATGTTGCTGTCCATCTTGCCTTTCCTGCCCAAACCCTCCCCCACCGGTACGCCCGTTGCCGGGCACGTCGACGCTGGCAGCAACGGCAGCATCGCGCATTTGTGCTGGATTTATGTGTTGTATGGTCTTGGCTACATCATCCCGGCGACGTTCCTGTCGCAGATGGCCAGCGCGCAATTCAAAGGTGCCTGGCAAGCCGACCTGTTCTGGCCATGCTTCGGCCTGGCCGCCGCGATTGGCGTAGTGGTGGCAACCCTGCGCCGCAAGGACCCAGACACCACTCGCCGCTGGCTGATGACCACATTGTGGCTGCAAGCGGCCGGGGTGTTTGCCTGCTTGCTGGGCAATGGCTGGGGCCTGGCACTGGGGGTGTTGCTGTGCGGCGGACCGTTCCTGGCCTGCATGCAGTTGGTGATGGCCCGCCTGCGCGAGGTCGCTCCCCACGGCTACCAGCGCAGCACCGGACTGCTCACCGCCAGCTTCGCCATCGGCCAATTGAGCGGGCCGTTACTGGCCTCGGTCAGCAGCCACCTGAGTGGTGGGCTGCAACCGGCATTGGTGGTGGCCGGCGCTGGCTTGCTGTTGGCGGGCTCGATCCTGGTCAGCCGGCAACCAGCGGTGCAGGCACACGCCCCTGTTCACGCCGCGCCAACACCAGGAAAAACAGCCCACCCAGGAAGCAGCCGGTAAACCAGGCAAAGTTGGCCATGCCCTGCAACGCCGGGGTAAAGGTGATCGCGACGCCCACCAGCGTCGCGGGCACCAGCGCTTTGACTGCCGTCCAGTTCACACCGCCGTCGAAGTAATAGCGCCCGCTCGGGCTGTCATCGAACAACGCGTCCACGTCGATCTGCTGTTTTTTGATCAGGTAGAAATCCACCAACAGGATGCCGAACAGTGGCCCGATAAAAGCCGCGAGAATGTCCAGTGTGTAATGGATCATCAGCGGGTTATTGAACAGGTTCCACGGTGTGATGAAGATCGACGCCACCGCAGCGATCATCCCACCCGCGCGCCAGCTGATCTTGCTCGGTGCGACGTTGGCGAAGTCAAAGGCTGGGGAAACGAAGTTGGCGACGATATTGATGCCGATGGTCGCGGTGACAAAAGCAAACGCCCCCAGCAACACCGCCATGCTGTTATCGATGCGCGACACCGTGGCGATCGGGTCATGCAACATTTCGCCAAACACCGGCAAGGTGCCCGAGACGATCACCACGGTGACCAGGGAAAACGCCAGGAAATTCACCGGCAGCCCCCAGAAGTTGCCGCGCCGTACGTCCTGCATGCTGCGGCAGTAGCGGCTGAAGTCACCGAAGTTCAGGGTCGGCCCGGAAAAGTACGACACCACCAACGCCGTCGCCACGATCACCTGGCCGAAGGCCTGCCAGCCCGACAGGGATTTTTCCGCCAGGGTGAAGCTGATGTTCGACCAGCCCGCCTTCCACACGATCCAACCCGCCAGGGCGAACATCACCGCGTAGACCACCGGTCCGGCCCAATCGATAAAACGCCGGATGGATTCCATGCCGGCCCAGAACACCGCCGCTTGCAACAGCCACAGACTGAGGAAACCAAACCAACCAAGGTAGGACAAGCCCGCAAAATGCGGCTCCGCGTACACCGCCATCTGTGGGAAGAAGCGCAGCACCACGATGATCAAGGCGCTCGACGCCAGGTATGTCTGAATCCCATACCAGGCCACCGCGATCAAGCCGCGAATCACCGCAGGAATGTTCGCGCCAAACACACCAAATGCCAGGCGACAGATCACGGGGTAAGGCACCGCAGCCTGCTGGCTCGGTTTGGCTACCAGATTGGCGATCACTTGCACGATGCAGATCCCGGCGAGCAAGGCGATCAGCACCTGCCAACTGGCGAGGCCCAGGGCGAAGAGGCTGGCAGCGAACACATAACCGCCGACGCTGTGCACGTCGCTCATCCAGAAGGCGAAAATGTTGTACCAGTTCCACTTTTGGGGCAGCGGGCCTAGGTCTTGGTTATACAGGCGTGGGCTGTAGCCTTTGGGCAATTGTTCGGTCATCGCGGGGCTCCTCGAAATACCGGCCTGCGCTTCCGTCACGGGTGTGCATACGGGAGGCGGCATGGTTTGTATACGAGGTATTCAGCAGAATGCGTGCCAATTGAGCCCAATTCCTCTGGAACGGCGTTCCAAAGGGAGGGGAACAGGCTTGGACACAGGGCCTGCGCTCAGCAACGGTGCACAAAAATCCTGTACACAATCAGCGCTGCACTCGATGTGCACACAGATAACCTGCCGTGCAACAGGCCGCAGTCAGGAAGGTGCCCCACGCCATGTCCATGACTGCCAACTGCGCAGACCAACCTTGCAGCGTGGCCCAGTTGCTCAGGTCGTAGGTGCCGTAGGCGACCAGGCCCAGCAAGGCACCCAGCCGTGCAGCGCGCTGCCAGCTTGCGCTGGGCAAGACTACGAATACCACGCAACCGAGCACATAAAGGAGATAGAAGAGTGTGGCGGGCAACAGGCGGGGTTGGTCCAGCATCAGTGGACCCAGCAGGGATTTGTAGGTGGGGCCCATGAGGACACCGAGCCAGAGGCCGTCCAGGATCAGGAAGGCGAGCAACGTGCCGAAGTAGGCGAACAGCGATTTCTTGCTCATTGATGCAACCTCTGTAGACGCCGACGGGCGTCTACAGAAGAGCAAATCGGGGTCAGCTTAGTTCAATGCGATCCGCGTGGATCACGATCTGGCCCTGCTTGTACAACGCACCAATGGCCTTCTTGAAGTTGCCCTTGCTCACACCGAACAAGTTGCTGATCACGGCCGGATCGCTCTTGTCGCTGACCGGCAAGCTGCCGTTGTTTTCACGCAACTTGGCGAGGATCTTCGAATTGAGGCTGGAGGCCGCTTCCTGGCCAACCGGCTGCAGGCTCAGGCTGATGTTGCCATCGGCGCGGATCTCTTTGATAAAGCCTTTTTCTTCTTTACCTGGGCGCAGGAACTTGAACACTTCGTTCTTGTGGATCAGGCCCCAGTGTTTGTTGTTGATGATCGCCTTGAAGCCCATGTCAGTGGCTTCGGCCACCAGCAGGTCGACTTCCTGGCCCACCTGGTAGTTGGCCGGCGTCTTGTCCAGGTAGCGATCCAGGCGCGCAGTGGCGGTGATGCGCTTGGTGTGCTTGTCGAGGTAGACGTGCACCACGCAATATTCGCCTGCGGTCATCTGGCGTTTTTCTTCCGAGTACGGCAGCAACAGGTCCTTGGGCAGGCCCCAGTCGAGGAACACGCCAATGCTGTTGACTTCTACCACTTTCAAACTGGCGAACTCACCCACTTGAACTTTGGGCTTTTCAGTGGTGGCGATAAGTTTGTCATCGCTGTCCAGGTAAATGAAAACGTTAAGCCAGTCTTCATCTTCACTGGGAATATCTTTGGGGATATACCGATTAGGCAAGAGGATTTCGCCATCTTGCGCACCGTCCAGGTACAAACCAAAGTTAGTGTGTTTAACCACTTGCAAGCTGTTGTAGCGCCCGACCAAAGCCATTTTCAATACCCTCATTACGTGGGCGGCATTCTACCCGAGTTGCGCTCGCCACGCGCGCGTGCCTGAAAAATCGCGGGTTGCCATGGCGCTGCCCCGCTCGTCTGATCAATCGGCCCATTTTTTCCAGGCAGTCGGTCGCGGACAGCTGCATGGTTTCGAGTTAAAACAGTAAGTTAGGGGATTATTTCAGCGATCAACTTCGGCTATTTCCCACCGCCCCACTTATTCCCGGGGGATATTTGCCAAGCAATTGTCAAGTATTTCCTGTACGATGCCTGGCCAAGTTAATTTTCTACAGGTTAGTGGCCGCCATGCGCGTAAAAGCATCCAACAGCAAAGCAAAGCCAGCTCCCGCCGTTGAAACCAGCGAATCGATCAACAGCCAGATTGCTGCCTTCCTCAAGTCCGGCGGTGAAATCCAGCAGATTGCCAAGGGCGTGAGCGGCCAGACTTTCGGCCCATCCAAGCAGATCAGCCTGGGTAAGAAGTAATACCGCGCAACACACCTGGTCCCTAAGCGTCTTGCCATCAAGGCGCTAGGACTAGAGCCCGAAAGACCCTCTGCAATACCTTCAATAACACGCTAATCGACGAACGGGCCTCACCGCCTGGCATTCGCCGGTATGCTTGCACACGTCTAGCACGGGCATCTGCCCGACTTTCTCCGTCACTGCTCCTCGCTTTTCATGGAGTGAAGCATGTTCAAACCCTGCATGTTCCTGGTCGGCGCCCTGATTGCCAGCCCTCTCGCCGAAGCCCAGATCTTCCAGCGTGAACTGGGTGACTTCGACTTGAAATTGGGCACGACGCCCAGTCGCAGCATGGCCCAGGGCCTGGTCAAGCCGACGTCTCCCGGCAGCGATTCGTTCCATGGCGGGCTGGACCTGAGCCACGACAGCGGCCTGTACTTCGGCCAGTTTTCACCGAACATGGGCCTGTCCTCGTCCAGCACCCTCGAAGTCGATTCCTACATGGGCTTCAAGCATCCCTTCGACCAGACCCTGGGCTACGAAGTGGGCCTGATCCACTACAGCTACCCCAAGCTCAGCCCCCTCGACAGCCAGGAGTTCTACGGTGGCCTGAACCTATTGGGCAATCGCTTCGGCGCCTCTTTCAGCAACGACCCGGATCGCCAGGACAGCACCCTGTTTGCTGACCTCGGCGGCACCCAGCCGTTCGGCATTGGCGTCAGCATGAAGTACACCACTCATCAGTTGGGCACGCCGGTTTCAGTGGAGGGCGGCTCCATCCGCACCTTCAGCGACTGGTCGGTGCAATTCTCCCGGCAGTGGATGGGCGTGGACTTGAACCTGATCTACAGCGACTCCAGCCTCAGCGGCGGGGATTGCTCGGCCTATTCCGGACACAACTCGCAATGCGATGGCCTGTTGACGTTGAAGGCCGCCCGGTCGTTTTATTGAGGGGCTGAACTGTCGCACCCGGCGCGGGTTCACATGTGATAACCCACTCTGCGAAGGACCCGCCCATGCTGCGTCGGCTCAAACTACTGGTGGTACTGCTGACCCTGAGCCTGGTGCTCGCCGGTTGCAATCGCGTGGGCCTGGCCTATCGCAACCTCGACGTGATCATCCCCTGGACCCTCAACGACTACCTGGACATGAACGCCGGGCAGAAGAGCTGGTTCAACGACAAGCTCAAGGAACACCTGGCCTGGCACTGCACCACGCAATTGCCAGGTTACCTGGATTGGCTGGACCGCCTGCAACGGATGGCCGACGACAACCAGGTCACCGACGCCGCGCTCCAGGCCCGCACCACCGAGGCCAAACAGGCCATCGACGACGTCGCCCGTGAGATCACGCCCTCCGCCATCGAACTGCTCCAAGGCCTGGACGACCAGCAGGTCAAGGAAATGAGCGACGCCCTGGCCAAGGACCTGCGCAAACGCCAGGACGAGTACCTCAAACCGCCCCTGGCCCAGCAGATCAAGGAGCGCGCCGAGCGCATGAACAAGCGCCTGGACGCCTGGATCGGCCCGCTCAGTGCCAGCCAGCAGAACCGCGTGACCGCCTGGTCCATTGCACTGGGCGAGCAGAACCAGGAATGGATCGGCAACCGCGCCCGCTGGCAGGCGCAGTTTATCGACGCCGTGCAACAGCGCAAAAACGCCGACTTCCCACAAAAAATGCAGCAGTTGCTGGTGGACCGCGAAAGCCTGTGGACCCCGCAATACCGCAGCGCCTACGCACAGACGGAAGCCGCGGCCCGCGGCCTGATTGTCGACGTGATGGCCGAAAGCACCGTGCAGCAACGGCAGAAGCTCACCCAGAAGATCGACAAGGTGCGTAGCGATTTCCAGGCGCTCAAATGCTTGAAAAGTGCGCAGTCCTAGCGGGGGGCCAAGGTTCCCAACCAGGCCACCAGCGCCAGGATCAGCACCACCGCCCCAAACTCCAGGGTGATGCTGCGACGCAAGGCTTCACGCGCTGCTCGGTGGTCACCCGCCGCCAGGGAGCGCTGCAACAACGGCGTCAGGTGTGAGCGATTAAGCGCCGCCAGCCCCAACATCAATCCAAACAAGCCCAACTTCAAGCACAACAGGATCGCGTAGACGCCGCCCGTAATGCCATCCAGGTTCGGCCCGACCACAAACAGATAATTCGCCACGCCCGTGCCAATCAGCACCGCAACGAAGACCGCGCCGACACGCTCGAAGCCTGCCAAGGCATGTGCCAACACTGGCACCGCCTGCTCAGATGTACTCCTCAACATCAGCCCGAACGCCACCAATGCCCCGACCCAACCCGCCGCCGCCAGCAGATGCGCACTGTCGCTGAGAAGATGCCAC
The genomic region above belongs to Pseudomonas azotoformans and contains:
- the copD gene encoding copper homeostasis membrane protein CopD, producing the protein MSELIPVLLRFALYLDLMLLFGLGLFGLYADNRLLNLKPQLRALAILGLLLSVASLLSMTQSMSGAEDWPTLWTHLQMMLWHTELGWTWWLRIAALVLVALNTRLATGFGGVALVTLAWTGHGVMHEGSLGLWHLLSDSAHLLAAAGWVGALVAFGLMLRSTSEQAVPVLAHALAGFERVGAVFVAVLIGTGVANYLFVVGPNLDGITGGVYAILLCLKLGLFGLMLGLAALNRSHLTPLLQRSLAAGDHRAAREALRRSITLEFGAVVLILALVAWLGTLAPR
- a CDS encoding sodium:solute symporter yields the protein MALDLFVVLIYAAGMLVLGYYGMRRAKTHEDYLVAGRNLGPSLYMGTMAATVLGGASTVGTVRLGYVHGISGFWLCAALGMGIIALNLFLAKPLLKLKIFTVTQVLEKRYNPMARQASAVIMLAYALMIGVTSILAIGTVLQVLFGLPFWISVLLGGGVVVVYSTIGGMWSLTLTDIVQFVIKTVGLMFILLPICLYRVGGWDELVAKLPASSFSFTAIGWDTIITYFMIYFFGILIGQDIWQRVFTARDEKVAKYAGTFAGFYCILYGLACALIGMAAHVLIPDLDNVNNAFAAIVKVSLPDGIRGLVIAAALAAMMSTASAGLLAASTVLTEDLLPRLRGGKQSSLAINRLFTMLTGIAVLGIALVVSDVISALTLAYNLLVGGMLIPLIGAIFWKRATTSGAITSMTLGFVTALVFMIKDGLDANTPIYYSLAIGLVSFVVVSLLSRRPEGVAANAV
- a CDS encoding DUF2177 family protein is translated as MSKKSLFAYFGTLLAFLILDGLWLGVLMGPTYKSLLGPLMLDQPRLLPATLFYLLYVLGCVVFVVLPSASWQRAARLGALLGLVAYGTYDLSNWATLQGWSAQLAVMDMAWGTFLTAACCTAGYLCAHRVQR
- a CDS encoding CvfB family protein, which produces MALVGRYNSLQVVKHTNFGLYLDGAQDGEILLPNRYIPKDIPSEDEDWLNVFIYLDSDDKLIATTEKPKVQVGEFASLKVVEVNSIGVFLDWGLPKDLLLPYSEEKRQMTAGEYCVVHVYLDKHTKRITATARLDRYLDKTPANYQVGQEVDLLVAEATDMGFKAIINNKHWGLIHKNEVFKFLRPGKEEKGFIKEIRADGNISLSLQPVGQEAASSLNSKILAKLRENNGSLPVSDKSDPAVISNLFGVSKGNFKKAIGALYKQGQIVIHADRIELS
- the ptrR gene encoding putrescine utilization regulator PtrR, which codes for MEFSQLRIFQAVAEEGSITRAAERLHRVPSNLSTRLKQMEEQLGVELFVRERQRLQLSPAGKVLLDYSTRLLALHDEAHGAVQGGQPAGDFVVGSMYSTAAVHLPKLLAGYHKAYPMVNLQVQSAPSGELLEGLITGRLDAAFVDGPITIASLDGVPLCEERLVLICEADHPPVLGPQDVAGRSVFTFRRSCAYRTRLETWFSHERVAMGRAIEIESYQGMLACVIAGSGVALMSESMLESLPGKDSVSVHPLKGPFATATTWLMWRKGMLGANLNAWIDLQQASKTAVLHDTRAIA
- a CDS encoding NCS1 family nucleobase:cation symporter-1; the protein is MTEQLPKGYSPRLYNQDLGPLPQKWNWYNIFAFWMSDVHSVGGYVFAASLFALGLASWQVLIALLAGICIVQVIANLVAKPSQQAAVPYPVICRLAFGVFGANIPAVIRGLIAVAWYGIQTYLASSALIIVVLRFFPQMAVYAEPHFAGLSYLGWFGFLSLWLLQAAVFWAGMESIRRFIDWAGPVVYAVMFALAGWIVWKAGWSNISFTLAEKSLSGWQAFGQVIVATALVVSYFSGPTLNFGDFSRYCRSMQDVRRGNFWGLPVNFLAFSLVTVVIVSGTLPVFGEMLHDPIATVSRIDNSMAVLLGAFAFVTATIGINIVANFVSPAFDFANVAPSKISWRAGGMIAAVASIFITPWNLFNNPLMIHYTLDILAAFIGPLFGILLVDFYLIKKQQIDVDALFDDSPSGRYYFDGGVNWTAVKALVPATLVGVAITFTPALQGMANFAWFTGCFLGGLFFLVLARREQGRVPAPLVAG
- a CDS encoding PA1414 family protein, with the translated sequence MKEKIQNWLHDLGVALGLIEPPLQPVPIRTDDEQRRPRRR
- a CDS encoding TorF family putative porin produces the protein MFKPCMFLVGALIASPLAEAQIFQRELGDFDLKLGTTPSRSMAQGLVKPTSPGSDSFHGGLDLSHDSGLYFGQFSPNMGLSSSSTLEVDSYMGFKHPFDQTLGYEVGLIHYSYPKLSPLDSQEFYGGLNLLGNRFGASFSNDPDRQDSTLFADLGGTQPFGIGVSMKYTTHQLGTPVSVEGGSIRTFSDWSVQFSRQWMGVDLNLIYSDSSLSGGDCSAYSGHNSQCDGLLTLKAARSFY
- a CDS encoding DUF6279 family lipoprotein; translation: MLRRLKLLVVLLTLSLVLAGCNRVGLAYRNLDVIIPWTLNDYLDMNAGQKSWFNDKLKEHLAWHCTTQLPGYLDWLDRLQRMADDNQVTDAALQARTTEAKQAIDDVAREITPSAIELLQGLDDQQVKEMSDALAKDLRKRQDEYLKPPLAQQIKERAERMNKRLDAWIGPLSASQQNRVTAWSIALGEQNQEWIGNRARWQAQFIDAVQQRKNADFPQKMQQLLVDRESLWTPQYRSAYAQTEAAARGLIVDVMAESTVQQRQKLTQKIDKVRSDFQALKCLKSAQS
- a CDS encoding FAD-dependent oxidoreductase gives rise to the protein MLLSSVPPVAASLITTIDSVLHIAPVSKGWKADAPRNVVFLPPALTKQALLIQLGLLRPTTIIVGDQAIDADLIHQWRASHPFGELCLIRRGTSLDKIRLDLCESNGIQVFNTPGVNAPHVAAYLLRWLTLADGSIPHDVRVLGYGNVGKELVNLLLDRDPDVRIKVLVRQDRALDTFGHASPDSRVSFVVDWSEVLDGASAVALCLSLNDESTHRIDSSLIQSLHTHARLVCVAKPDVLSDDALHALAAAEDIQLVVDYGPATLEAFRLRTQALGCEVSIWYRPATLTTQASTSEACHCDLDYAVSVQLSLMAVRGLVRRKLTQSLAIPLRTAGAGAPRVSIIGRGINGLLQAVMLRLANYQVTIYGGNQRSDGASHKPVNMRHLSATETSAKPLHSDYLLPANQHLAVECNRAGIELFEKLLADNPALARFARAQIVRAYRDDALGIEAAIKEQSDIENRPWPSGKLGCELTEISQRQFFERYGVPGIGGAIEVSGYDLEFVHLKDEIEALLLSAGVQFMPGHLNPAQISELSRQHFVVTAMGVEEFEVVSIIGWFFKLRAADHEGAGMRGLKLQYDLPIGVMNCRLDGDWILISGGQVPPDSTAERKEQILAACLAAVSRHFPRSYRRAIESGDLQVIECARPGTSDGLSIVHWSAYHRIAAGGTYAGGTTQGLLWASLVQEIIQANQDLAVE
- a CDS encoding MFS transporter: MSPLVRLLASFVALMMAMGIGRFALTPQMPHLLSEGQIDLTGAGLIAAANYLGYFVGAVDSIFARSHHHVRGRLYGGLWLCVLLTLASYWAHGFWPHLLLRFGTGVASAWALVMITSLSQPLAIAAGRPRLGALVFAGPGLGILLTGLLALGSNLMGQNSGTLWLVYGAVALVMLLSILPFLPKPSPTGTPVAGHVDAGSNGSIAHLCWIYVLYGLGYIIPATFLSQMASAQFKGAWQADLFWPCFGLAAAIGVVVATLRRKDPDTTRRWLMTTLWLQAAGVFACLLGNGWGLALGVLLCGGPFLACMQLVMARLREVAPHGYQRSTGLLTASFAIGQLSGPLLASVSSHLSGGLQPALVVAGAGLLLAGSILVSRQPAVQAHAPVHAAPTPGKTAHPGSSR